One Mya arenaria isolate MELC-2E11 chromosome 7, ASM2691426v1 genomic window carries:
- the LOC128241176 gene encoding protein GVQW3-like — MTPEDKLIKRAVIQFCVNLGKTPSQTLKLMNEASSETQVKRIVVYKWHKRFSEGRESICDDVRSGRPVSQTAECDVEAVKNIVDADRRVTLYEICKMLDMSYGSVRRIMQDSLKMSRVSARWVPRLLTEDEMSKRVRESRRFLARYKKEGNRFLEKIVTCDET, encoded by the coding sequence atgacgccAGAAGACAAATTGATAAAACGGGCAGTGATACAGTTCTGTGTGAACCTAGGAAAAACTCCATcgcaaacacttaaactgatgaATGAAGCATCGAGTGAAACTCAAGTAAAGCGAATTGTCGTTTACAAGTGGCACAAGCGGTTCAGTGAGGGGCGGGAAAGCATTTGTGACGACGTGAGGTCTGGGCGACCGGTTTCACAAACTGCGGAGTGTGACGTCGAGGCCGTGAAAAACATCGTTGACGCTGATCGTCGAGTCActctttatgaaatatgcaagatgTTGGACATGAGTTATGGGTCGGTACGGAGGATAATGcaagacagtttgaaaatgagtcgAGTGAGTGCGCGTTGGGTTCCACGGCTGCTGACAGAAGATGAGATGAGCAAAAGAGTACGGGAATCACGCCGATTCTTAGCTCGGTACAAAAAGGAAGGAAACCGTTTTCTTGAGAAGATAGTCACTTGCGATGAAACCTGA